One genomic segment of Streptomyces liangshanensis includes these proteins:
- a CDS encoding S8 family peptidase: MPSSVRRFGALIPVIALAAGLQFAAAPAAQSAPTGEVRLAAAGTAVQNSWIVVLKDGSTSAADLGATPQHVYRTALKGFSTTMSTASARKLAADPRVSYVEQNATVQLNATQANPTWGLDRVDQRDLPLSASYTYNTTASNVNAYIIDTGIRTSHSEFGGRASVGTDTVGGGQNGQDCQGHGTHVAGTVGGGTYGVAKGVKLIAVRVLNCQGSGTTAGVAAGIDWVTANAVKPAIANMSLGGGADTVLDNAVRRSIASGITYAIAAGNGNAFGTPQNACNYSPARVAEAITVGATDSADRRASFSNFGTCLDLFAPGVSITSAWRTSDTATNTISGTSMATPHTAGVGALYLATHPTATPQQVRDALVAGATNNKVIDPRTGSPNKLLYSLF, translated from the coding sequence ATGCCCTCCTCTGTCCGCCGCTTCGGCGCGCTGATCCCCGTGATCGCCCTCGCCGCCGGCCTCCAGTTCGCCGCGGCCCCCGCCGCCCAGAGCGCGCCCACCGGCGAGGTCCGTCTCGCCGCCGCCGGGACGGCGGTCCAGAACAGCTGGATCGTGGTCCTCAAGGACGGTTCCACCAGCGCTGCGGATCTCGGCGCCACCCCCCAGCACGTCTACCGCACGGCGCTCAAGGGTTTCTCCACGACGATGTCCACGGCCTCGGCGCGGAAGCTGGCCGCCGACCCGCGTGTGTCGTACGTCGAGCAGAACGCGACCGTCCAGCTCAACGCCACGCAGGCGAACCCGACCTGGGGCCTCGACCGCGTCGACCAGCGTGACCTGCCGCTGTCGGCCTCGTACACGTACAACACGACGGCGTCGAACGTGAACGCGTACATCATCGACACCGGGATCCGGACCTCGCACAGCGAGTTCGGCGGCCGGGCGTCGGTCGGTACGGACACCGTCGGCGGCGGTCAGAACGGCCAGGACTGCCAGGGCCACGGCACGCACGTCGCGGGAACGGTCGGCGGCGGTACGTACGGGGTCGCGAAGGGCGTCAAGCTCATCGCCGTACGGGTCCTGAACTGCCAGGGGTCCGGTACGACGGCCGGGGTCGCCGCCGGCATCGACTGGGTGACGGCCAACGCCGTGAAGCCCGCCATCGCCAACATGAGCCTGGGCGGCGGCGCGGACACCGTCCTCGACAACGCGGTGCGAAGGTCGATCGCCAGCGGCATCACGTACGCGATCGCCGCGGGCAACGGCAACGCCTTCGGCACTCCGCAGAACGCCTGCAACTACTCGCCCGCGCGGGTCGCGGAGGCGATCACCGTGGGAGCGACGGACAGCGCCGACCGCCGGGCGTCGTTCTCCAACTTCGGTACGTGCCTCGACCTGTTCGCACCGGGCGTGAGCATCACGTCGGCCTGGCGGACGAGCGACACCGCCACGAACACGATCTCCGGCACCTCGATGGCCACCCCGCACACCGCGGGCGTGGGCGCGCTGTACCTGGCGACGCACCCGACGGCGACCCCGCAGCAGGTCAGGGACGCGCTGGTGGCCGGCGCGACGAACAACAAGGTCATCGATCCGCGCACGGGCTCGCCGAACAAGCTGCTGTACTCGCTGTTCTGA
- a CDS encoding alpha/beta fold hydrolase — translation METPPPRRGPRPRARWLAGAAAVLVLVGAGTWTAVASGEEPTVRRQDQIMQMPGATIDTSYFTSGTGRRPAVLIGHGFGGDKDDVRAQAESLARNGFAVLTWSARGFGKSTGKIGLNDPDREVKDVSRMIDWLAKRPEVELDKAGDPRVGMTGQSYGGAVSLLAAGHDKRVDAIAPQITYWNLADALFPDGVFKKLWAGIFFSAGGGGCASYEKQLCDMYERVAVSGTPDAAARTLLEQRSPSAVGDRIDVPALIVQGQSDSLFPLGQADAMAKAISANGAPVDVDWKQGGHDGGDPETGRVQSRITSWFDRYLKDDKGADTGPAFRVTRTGGVDSTDGVAVLRGASSTRYPGLESGGTDVPLRGRAQTFHNPPGASPPAISTVPGLGGGLSQLSSFGLGFSLDFPGQYASFDSRPLGEALRITGSPTVRVTVTSDTGDAVLFGKVYDVGPDGRQQVLPSQLVAPVRVEGARQGKAVELTMPAVDHEVDAGHRLRVVVAATDLGFASPVAPATYRVSVDSPLTVPTVPGLITAAAGTPWWVWGFPVIGLLVAAGLLLTARRRTDAPAPDPALAAVPLLITGLTKRYAKSADRYAVRDLSFQVEKGQVLGLLGPNGAGKTTTLRMLMGLIAPDAGEIRVFGHAIRPGAPVLSRVGSFVEGAGFLPHLSGRENLELYWRATGRPVEDSHIEEALKIAGLGDALSRAVRTYSQGMRQRLAIAQAMLGMPDLLILDEPTNGLDPPQIREMRDVMIRYAAGGRTVIVSSHLLSEVEQSCTHLVVMHQGRLVQAGPVAEITGSGDTLLVTTAEPVSETVLERITAMPGVASAVLTDNGLLVALGGTLSTGALVTELVRLDVSLTSVGPHRRLEDAFLTLISGGTA, via the coding sequence ATGGAGACCCCACCCCCACGTCGCGGGCCCCGGCCGCGTGCACGCTGGCTCGCGGGCGCGGCCGCCGTCCTGGTGCTGGTAGGCGCCGGCACCTGGACCGCCGTCGCGTCCGGCGAAGAGCCCACCGTGCGCCGGCAAGACCAGATCATGCAGATGCCCGGCGCCACCATCGACACCTCGTACTTCACCAGCGGCACCGGGCGCAGACCCGCCGTGCTGATCGGGCACGGCTTCGGCGGCGACAAGGACGACGTACGGGCGCAGGCGGAGAGCCTGGCCCGCAACGGTTTCGCCGTCCTGACCTGGTCGGCGCGCGGCTTCGGGAAGTCCACCGGCAAGATCGGGCTCAACGACCCCGACCGTGAGGTCAAGGACGTGTCCCGGATGATCGACTGGCTGGCGAAGCGGCCGGAGGTGGAGCTCGACAAGGCGGGCGACCCCCGGGTCGGGATGACCGGGCAGTCGTACGGCGGCGCGGTCTCGCTGCTCGCCGCGGGCCACGACAAGCGGGTCGACGCGATCGCCCCCCAGATCACCTACTGGAACCTCGCCGACGCCCTCTTCCCCGACGGGGTCTTCAAGAAGCTCTGGGCCGGCATCTTCTTCTCCGCGGGCGGCGGTGGCTGCGCCTCCTACGAGAAGCAACTCTGCGACATGTACGAGCGGGTCGCCGTCTCCGGCACCCCGGACGCCGCCGCCCGTACCCTGCTCGAACAGCGCAGCCCCTCCGCCGTCGGCGACCGCATCGACGTACCCGCGCTGATCGTCCAGGGACAGAGCGACTCGCTCTTCCCCCTCGGCCAGGCCGACGCGATGGCGAAGGCCATCAGCGCCAACGGCGCGCCGGTCGACGTCGACTGGAAGCAGGGCGGCCACGACGGCGGCGACCCCGAGACCGGACGCGTCCAGAGCCGGATCACGTCGTGGTTCGACCGCTACCTCAAGGACGACAAGGGCGCCGACACCGGACCCGCGTTCCGCGTCACCCGGACCGGCGGCGTCGATTCCACCGACGGCGTGGCCGTGTTGCGCGGCGCGAGCAGCACCCGCTACCCAGGCCTGGAGAGCGGCGGCACCGACGTGCCGCTGCGCGGCCGCGCCCAGACCTTCCACAACCCGCCGGGGGCCAGCCCGCCCGCCATCTCCACCGTCCCCGGTCTCGGCGGCGGACTCTCCCAACTGTCCTCGTTCGGCCTCGGGTTCTCCCTCGACTTCCCCGGTCAGTACGCGAGCTTCGACTCCCGGCCGCTCGGCGAGGCGCTGCGGATCACCGGCTCCCCGACCGTCCGGGTCACCGTCACCTCCGACACCGGGGATGCCGTGCTCTTCGGCAAGGTCTACGACGTCGGCCCCGACGGCAGACAGCAGGTCCTGCCCTCCCAACTCGTCGCACCTGTCAGGGTCGAGGGCGCCCGCCAGGGCAAGGCCGTCGAGCTGACCATGCCCGCCGTCGACCACGAGGTCGACGCCGGCCACCGGCTCCGGGTCGTCGTCGCCGCCACCGACCTCGGCTTCGCCTCCCCGGTCGCCCCCGCCACCTACCGGGTCTCCGTGGACAGCCCGCTGACCGTCCCGACCGTGCCCGGCCTCATCACCGCCGCCGCCGGGACGCCCTGGTGGGTCTGGGGATTCCCGGTCATCGGCCTCCTCGTCGCCGCCGGCCTCCTCCTCACGGCCAGGCGCCGCACCGACGCGCCCGCGCCCGACCCGGCACTCGCCGCCGTGCCCCTCCTGATCACCGGCCTGACCAAGCGCTACGCCAAGTCCGCCGACCGCTACGCCGTCCGTGACCTCTCCTTCCAGGTCGAGAAGGGCCAGGTGCTCGGCCTGCTGGGCCCCAACGGCGCCGGCAAGACCACCACCCTGCGCATGCTGATGGGGCTCATCGCCCCGGACGCCGGTGAGATCCGGGTGTTCGGCCACGCGATCCGGCCGGGCGCGCCGGTGCTCTCGCGGGTCGGCTCGTTCGTCGAGGGCGCGGGCTTCCTCCCGCACCTGTCGGGACGCGAGAACCTGGAGCTGTACTGGCGGGCGACCGGCCGCCCCGTCGAGGACTCCCACATCGAGGAGGCCCTGAAGATCGCCGGGCTGGGGGACGCGCTCTCCCGGGCCGTACGCACCTACTCGCAGGGCATGCGCCAGCGGCTCGCCATCGCGCAGGCCATGCTCGGTATGCCGGACCTCCTGATCCTGGACGAGCCGACCAACGGCCTCGACCCGCCCCAGATCCGCGAGATGAGGGACGTCATGATCAGGTACGCGGCCGGCGGCCGGACGGTCATCGTCTCCAGTCACCTCCTCTCCGAGGTCGAACAGTCCTGCACCCATCTCGTGGTCATGCACCAGGGCCGGCTGGTCCAGGCCGGTCCGGTCGCCGAGATCACCGGCTCCGGTGACACGCTGCTCGTCACGACCGCCGAGCCGGTGTCAGAAACCGTCCTGGAGAGGATCACCGCGATGCCGGGGGTCGCCTCCGCCGTCCTGACGGACAACGGCCTCCTGGTCGCCCTCGGCGGAACGCTGTCGACGGGCGCGCTCGTCACCGAACTGGTCCGGCTCGACGTGTCGCTGACGAGCGTCGGACCGCACCGCCGCCTCGAGGACGCGTTCCTCACCCTGATCTCCGGAGGCACCGCATGA
- a CDS encoding ABC transporter permease: protein MSALTEPATGTAGPVGPAGEPATESAPGYRSRHTLPFRVEALRQLKRRRTLVMGAILGLLPFVLVVAFAVGGTAADNNSGEVDDHLNLMDTATASGANFAATCLFVSASFLLVVPVALFHGDTVASEASWSSLRYLLAAPVPRARLLWSKLVVALAMSAAAMVLLPLVGLAVGTVAYGWGSLKLPAGGSLAAADTAPRLALVVVFIFVSQLVTAALAFWLSTKTDAPLGAVGGAVGLTIIGNVLDAVTALGSWREFLPAHWQFAWADALQPQLEWGGMLKGTVISVTYAVVLFALAFRGFSRKDIVS from the coding sequence ATGAGCGCGCTGACCGAACCGGCCACCGGAACCGCCGGGCCCGTCGGCCCCGCGGGGGAGCCGGCCACCGAATCGGCCCCCGGCTACCGCTCCCGCCACACCCTGCCGTTCCGCGTCGAGGCACTGCGCCAGCTCAAGCGGCGGCGCACGCTGGTGATGGGCGCCATCCTCGGCCTCCTTCCCTTCGTCCTCGTCGTCGCCTTCGCCGTCGGTGGCACCGCCGCCGACAACAACAGCGGGGAGGTCGACGACCACCTCAACCTGATGGACACCGCGACCGCCTCGGGCGCCAACTTCGCCGCGACCTGCCTCTTCGTCTCGGCGAGCTTCCTGCTCGTGGTGCCCGTCGCGCTCTTCCACGGCGACACCGTCGCCTCCGAGGCCAGCTGGTCCTCGCTGCGCTACCTGCTCGCCGCGCCCGTGCCGCGGGCCCGGCTGCTCTGGAGCAAGCTGGTGGTCGCGCTGGCGATGAGCGCGGCGGCGATGGTTCTGCTCCCGCTGGTCGGCCTGGCCGTGGGCACGGTGGCCTACGGGTGGGGGTCGTTGAAGCTGCCGGCCGGCGGCTCCCTGGCCGCGGCCGACACCGCGCCCAGGCTGGCGCTGGTGGTCGTGTTCATCTTCGTCTCCCAACTGGTCACGGCGGCGCTCGCCTTCTGGTTGTCGACCAAGACCGACGCCCCGCTGGGCGCGGTCGGCGGTGCGGTGGGGCTCACGATCATCGGCAACGTGCTGGACGCCGTGACCGCGCTCGGGTCGTGGCGGGAGTTCCTCCCCGCGCACTGGCAGTTCGCCTGGGCCGACGCGCTCCAGCCGCAACTGGAGTGGGGCGGCATGCTCAAGGGCACGGTGATCTCGGTGACGTACGCCGTCGTGCTGTTCGCCCTCGCCTTCCGGGGCTTCTCCCGCAAGGACATCGTGTCCTAG
- a CDS encoding DNA-binding response regulator, translating into MTRSITQAGKTGVMGVAAMSAGMDPLRTPGRAIRGIREVTAALTALVRSARREFLIFDDPGSCLGQGIPEQFLEFADSCVRAAGERLPRGDVPGAGGGSGGRAPARGPAVTVRRIVPRQGLAGLPIPAPWPLPGRARQTDSIPFKMVLVDRAVAAVPLDLQLHYNGVLLIRDPVIVQALVRTHQLWWETGEELPADTLSMSAPGLLPESLRPVLEALLAGLTDEAAATRLGMSGRTYSRRVCDLLTALGTTSRFRAGAEAARRGWI; encoded by the coding sequence GTGACGAGGAGCATCACGCAGGCGGGCAAGACGGGCGTGATGGGCGTGGCAGCCATGTCCGCAGGGATGGATCCGCTCAGGACGCCGGGCCGGGCGATCCGGGGCATACGGGAAGTGACGGCCGCGCTCACGGCGTTGGTGCGCTCGGCCCGCCGGGAGTTCCTGATCTTCGACGATCCGGGGAGCTGCCTGGGGCAGGGCATCCCGGAGCAGTTCCTCGAGTTCGCGGACTCGTGCGTGCGGGCGGCGGGTGAGCGGCTGCCGCGGGGTGACGTGCCGGGCGCGGGGGGCGGCTCCGGGGGCCGTGCCCCGGCGCGGGGTCCCGCCGTGACGGTCCGGCGGATCGTGCCGAGGCAGGGCCTGGCGGGGCTGCCGATACCGGCGCCGTGGCCGCTGCCGGGCCGGGCCAGGCAGACGGACTCGATCCCGTTCAAGATGGTCCTGGTGGACCGCGCGGTCGCCGCCGTCCCCCTGGATCTCCAGCTCCACTACAACGGTGTGCTGCTGATCCGTGACCCCGTGATCGTCCAGGCCCTGGTCCGTACGCACCAGTTGTGGTGGGAGACGGGTGAGGAGCTGCCCGCCGACACGCTCTCGATGTCGGCGCCGGGCCTGCTGCCGGAGTCGTTGCGACCGGTGCTGGAGGCGCTGCTCGCGGGCCTCACGGACGAGGCGGCGGCGACGCGCCTGGGCATGTCGGGGCGCACGTACAGCCGGCGGGTGTGCGACCTGCTCACCGCCCTCGGCACGACGAGCCGCTTCCGGGCGGGCGCGGAAGCGGCTCGTCGTGGGTGGATCTAG
- a CDS encoding DUF1772 domain-containing protein has translation MLKNRTGVTTYCDMMVAMATLLLALSAISTGLFAGYFLIFQTGIMPALGQLTDEQFVPAMRRVNQYVPRPVFLLTFFAIVGFPAAALAVPVDGRSDNQKWLLVAGLVCAVINHLVTIGGNVPLNNALESSPAPARAARLAFEGRWNAFHRVRTLFSVAAFVLVVSATLS, from the coding sequence GTGCTCAAGAACCGCACCGGCGTGACCACGTACTGCGACATGATGGTCGCCATGGCCACCTTGCTGCTCGCCCTGTCCGCGATATCCACCGGTCTGTTCGCGGGTTACTTCCTGATCTTTCAGACCGGCATCATGCCCGCCCTGGGCCAGTTGACGGATGAGCAGTTCGTCCCCGCCATGCGCCGGGTGAACCAGTACGTGCCGCGCCCGGTGTTCCTGCTGACCTTCTTTGCCATCGTGGGCTTCCCGGCGGCCGCGCTCGCCGTCCCCGTCGACGGCCGCTCGGACAACCAGAAGTGGCTGCTCGTGGCCGGACTCGTGTGCGCGGTGATCAACCACCTGGTGACCATCGGCGGCAACGTCCCGCTCAACAACGCCCTGGAGTCGTCCCCGGCGCCGGCCCGCGCGGCCCGCCTCGCCTTCGAGGGCCGCTGGAACGCGTTCCACCGCGTCCGCACGCTGTTCTCCGTGGCGGCCTTCGTCCTGGTGGTCAGCGCGACGCTCTCCTGA
- a CDS encoding helix-turn-helix domain-containing protein, protein MSDSRTGTAPTVLRMVLGKRLGALREKARVTRETAAGILDVTPLTVRRMENSEVGLKLPYVRLLLAAYGVADAEAEEFVELVKAANKPGWWHRYRDALPSWFSAYVSLEDEARLIRTYEPHYVPGLLQTEDYARAVLRAGAPRNPAELERRVALRAKRQQLLTKPDAPILWILMEEAVLRRPVGGVDVMRGQIDRLIEVVARPNVTLQIMPFSIGPHLGAFGPFHLFRFDLVDLPDIVYTENLTGAVYMDQRPDVAAYLEVLDNMSVRASGVDGTRDFLQGIRKEF, encoded by the coding sequence GTGAGTGACTCCCGTACGGGAACCGCTCCCACGGTCCTGCGTATGGTTCTCGGTAAGCGACTCGGTGCTCTGCGTGAGAAAGCGCGGGTGACCCGCGAGACGGCGGCCGGAATCCTGGACGTGACCCCCCTCACCGTCCGGCGCATGGAAAATTCCGAAGTAGGCCTCAAACTCCCCTATGTCCGGCTGCTCCTGGCCGCGTACGGTGTCGCGGACGCCGAGGCCGAGGAATTCGTCGAGCTGGTGAAGGCGGCCAACAAGCCCGGCTGGTGGCACCGTTACCGCGACGCCCTGCCGAGCTGGTTCAGCGCCTACGTCAGCCTGGAGGACGAGGCCCGTCTGATCAGGACGTACGAACCGCACTACGTACCAGGGCTGTTGCAGACGGAGGACTACGCCCGCGCCGTGCTGCGGGCCGGCGCGCCCCGCAATCCCGCCGAGCTCGAACGGCGCGTGGCGCTGCGCGCCAAACGCCAGCAGTTGCTCACCAAACCCGACGCGCCGATTCTCTGGATCCTCATGGAGGAAGCGGTGTTGCGCCGGCCCGTCGGCGGAGTGGACGTCATGCGCGGGCAGATCGACCGGCTGATCGAGGTGGTCGCCCGGCCCAATGTGACACTCCAGATCATGCCGTTCTCGATCGGTCCGCATCTGGGCGCGTTCGGACCGTTCCATCTCTTCCGGTTCGATCTCGTCGACCTGCCGGACATCGTCTACACCGAGAATCTCACCGGCGCGGTCTATATGGACCAGCGCCCCGATGTCGCCGCCTATCTGGAGGTTCTGGACAACATGTCGGTCCGGGCCTCGGGGGTGGACGGAACAAGAGACTTTCTCCAAGGAATACGCAAGGAGTTCTGA
- a CDS encoding DUF397 domain-containing protein: protein MIRDIFNGMPADALGTEGWERPWSGPNGGSCVEAKRVDGGRVAVRQSSDPSGPALICTVAAMAGFVEGAKNGLADFLL from the coding sequence ATGATCCGGGACATATTCAACGGGATGCCGGCCGACGCCCTCGGGACCGAGGGCTGGGAGCGGCCCTGGAGCGGTCCCAACGGCGGCAGTTGTGTGGAGGCCAAGCGGGTGGACGGCGGGCGCGTCGCGGTCCGCCAGTCCTCGGACCCCTCGGGTCCCGCGCTGATCTGCACGGTGGCCGCCATGGCGGGCTTCGTCGAAGGGGCGAAGAACGGCCTCGCCGACTTCCTGCTCTGA
- a CDS encoding SAM-dependent methyltransferase — protein MTDLDPPPAGDFDGAADLDTARPHAARMYDYFLRGKDYYEVDRLAAARVEAIAPGARTAATINRLFMHRATRWLAGEAGVRQFLDIGTGIPASPNLHQVAQETAPDARVVYVDNDPVVLRHAEALMHSTPEGRTAFVHADFRDPRSIIESAPLRRTLDLSRPVALSLNALLHFVPDTDRPYDAVRFLLDALPSGSYLGLSHCTPDFDPERWVEILDVYHSNGIPGQVRSRDEILRFFDGLDLVEPGVEVPHRWRPEGEPPEGATDGAVSLYAGLARKP, from the coding sequence ATGACGGACCTCGACCCGCCCCCGGCCGGTGACTTCGACGGCGCGGCGGACCTCGACACCGCACGCCCGCACGCCGCCCGTATGTACGACTACTTCCTCCGCGGCAAGGACTACTACGAGGTCGACCGCCTGGCCGCCGCCCGCGTGGAGGCCATCGCCCCCGGCGCCAGGACGGCCGCCACGATCAACCGGCTGTTCATGCACCGGGCGACCCGCTGGCTGGCCGGCGAGGCGGGCGTCCGCCAGTTCCTGGACATCGGTACGGGCATCCCCGCCAGCCCCAACCTCCACCAGGTCGCCCAGGAGACCGCCCCGGACGCGCGCGTCGTCTACGTCGACAACGACCCGGTCGTCCTGCGGCACGCCGAGGCCCTGATGCACAGCACCCCCGAGGGCCGCACGGCCTTCGTCCACGCCGACTTCCGGGATCCGCGGAGCATCATCGAGTCGGCCCCGCTGCGCCGCACCCTGGACCTGAGCCGCCCGGTCGCGCTGTCGCTGAACGCGCTGCTCCACTTCGTCCCCGACACGGACCGGCCGTACGACGCCGTACGGTTCCTGCTCGACGCGCTGCCCTCCGGCAGCTACCTCGGACTCTCGCACTGCACCCCGGACTTCGACCCGGAGCGGTGGGTGGAGATCCTCGACGTCTACCACAGCAACGGCATCCCCGGGCAGGTCCGCTCCCGTGACGAGATCCTCCGCTTCTTCGACGGCCTCGACCTCGTCGAACCGGGCGTGGAGGTCCCGCACCGCTGGCGTCCGGAGGGCGAGCCTCCGGAAGGTGCCACCGACGGTGCGGTCTCCCTCTACGCGGGCCTGGCCCGCAAGCCGTAG
- a CDS encoding nucleotide triphosphate diphosphatase NUDT15 encodes MTSVDTAGGPPDPVDPARLLPRLAAEIPPGGRLELTVRTGELTQELWEDLLVEAGFIVDEIVPVSVLDQGAPVLCRLIRARRRLALPRPRVTSRARAAAPPRAHSTIGVGVIVRNRTGRILLGLHRGGTWELPGGKLEPGESVAAAAVRELREETGLGAQERDVTVFAMLHDTTAGLTRVTMAAVVTAYEGVPFAAEPESIAEWRWVGTDELPSPLFVPSAQILTTWRPELDVDHPPVHRLPLALAGERAGQGGGVGRAVPRPAYGLRARPA; translated from the coding sequence GTGACCTCGGTCGACACGGCCGGCGGCCCGCCCGACCCCGTCGACCCGGCGCGGCTGCTCCCGCGCCTGGCCGCCGAGATCCCGCCGGGCGGCCGGCTGGAGCTGACCGTACGGACCGGGGAACTCACCCAGGAGCTGTGGGAGGACCTCCTCGTCGAGGCGGGCTTCATCGTGGACGAGATCGTGCCGGTCAGCGTCCTCGACCAGGGCGCTCCGGTGCTCTGCCGGCTGATCCGCGCACGCCGGCGCCTGGCGCTCCCGCGCCCGCGCGTCACCAGCCGGGCGCGCGCCGCGGCGCCGCCCCGGGCGCACTCCACGATCGGCGTCGGCGTGATCGTGCGGAACCGGACCGGCCGCATCCTCCTCGGCCTGCACCGCGGCGGGACGTGGGAGCTGCCGGGCGGCAAGTTGGAGCCCGGCGAGTCCGTCGCCGCGGCGGCCGTGCGCGAACTGCGCGAGGAGACCGGGCTGGGCGCCCAGGAGCGGGACGTGACCGTCTTCGCGATGCTCCACGACACCACGGCCGGCCTCACACGCGTCACGATGGCGGCCGTCGTCACCGCGTACGAAGGGGTCCCGTTCGCGGCGGAGCCGGAGTCGATCGCCGAGTGGCGGTGGGTGGGGACGGACGAGCTGCCCAGCCCGCTGTTCGTACCGTCCGCCCAGATCCTCACCACCTGGCGGCCGGAACTCGACGTCGACCACCCACCGGTCCACCGCCTTCCCCTCGCGCTCGCCGGTGAGCGGGCGGGACAGGGCGGCGGGGTCGGCCGGGCCGTACCGCGACCGGCCTACGGCTTGCGGGCCAGGCCCGCGTAG
- a CDS encoding phosphotransferase enzyme family protein, whose translation MNLAKTLPPPLRAWAERSVGPLGAVQDASHPRADSRVWDITDAQGRHFFVKQSPTPASYACETFGYQSAVPALGFGGAPRLVASDARDLALLLTAVPGTPLSRLTLTTAAHRSAHRQFGALLRRLHGSDRMPGPGRRAAAEAVEHTATTEVETHLVRAGALLTGHRRALVRRAAEHLLQLTDRLVPAHIHGDARERNALWTAAGSGRLAVVDFGRSRYAPAVQDFVRLACGPWQDRPDLRDAFFHGYGRDLTDSERQALTCLAALDAVSGLAYGPAHGDDEVTARGTRTLERLERGLFV comes from the coding sequence ATGAACCTCGCCAAGACACTTCCGCCGCCCCTGCGGGCGTGGGCGGAACGCTCCGTCGGCCCCCTCGGAGCCGTACAGGACGCCTCGCACCCCCGCGCGGACTCGCGGGTCTGGGACATCACGGACGCACAAGGCCGGCACTTCTTCGTCAAACAGTCACCGACACCCGCGTCCTACGCGTGCGAGACGTTCGGCTACCAGTCGGCCGTGCCCGCCCTCGGCTTCGGCGGCGCCCCCCGGCTCGTGGCCAGCGACGCCCGCGACCTGGCGCTGCTCCTGACCGCCGTACCGGGCACCCCGCTCTCCCGGCTCACCCTCACCACGGCCGCGCACCGGTCGGCGCACCGGCAGTTCGGGGCCCTGCTGCGGCGGCTGCACGGCAGCGACAGAATGCCGGGCCCGGGCCGCCGGGCCGCGGCGGAGGCCGTCGAGCACACGGCGACCACGGAGGTCGAGACACATCTCGTACGGGCCGGGGCTCTGCTGACCGGGCACCGGCGGGCGCTCGTACGGCGCGCGGCCGAGCATCTCCTCCAGCTGACCGACCGGCTCGTACCCGCCCACATCCACGGCGACGCGCGGGAACGGAACGCCCTGTGGACGGCCGCGGGATCCGGCCGACTGGCCGTCGTCGACTTCGGGCGGTCCCGGTACGCGCCCGCCGTGCAGGACTTCGTACGGCTGGCCTGCGGTCCCTGGCAGGACCGCCCCGACCTGCGCGACGCCTTCTTCCACGGGTACGGGCGCGACCTCACCGACTCCGAGCGCCAGGCGCTGACGTGTCTGGCCGCGCTCGACGCGGTGAGCGGCCTGGCGTACGGGCCGGCGCACGGGGACGACGAGGTCACGGCGCGGGGAACGCGGACGCTGGAGCGGCTGGAGCGGGGGCTCTTCGTATGA